Proteins encoded together in one Oceanobacillus iheyensis HTE831 window:
- a CDS encoding antibiotic biosynthesis monooxygenase family protein, protein MKAYMTSGTIDYLLKIQEKYKSIDFFFIISSEGAIAFYESTDDKVFASGREYEVLKSIGNIQEHGYVIMNHIPVSEDSHATFEYRMKHSSSGIEKMPGFQAMRLLKQTDSNMYVVFTQWASKDDFNNWKESDHFKQAHKDQQAKKPGYIMERPFIITGTMYEEDN, encoded by the coding sequence ATGAAGGCCTATATGACTAGCGGAACAATAGATTACTTACTAAAGATACAGGAGAAATATAAATCAATTGATTTCTTTTTTATTATTAGTAGTGAAGGCGCAATCGCATTTTATGAAAGCACTGATGACAAGGTATTTGCTTCCGGAAGAGAATATGAAGTACTAAAATCTATAGGTAATATACAAGAGCATGGTTATGTCATTATGAATCATATCCCTGTATCAGAAGATAGCCATGCTACTTTTGAATATCGAATGAAACATAGTAGTAGTGGTATCGAAAAAATGCCCGGATTCCAAGCAATGCGACTATTAAAACAAACGGATAGTAATATGTATGTTGTCTTCACTCAATGGGCATCAAAGGATGACTTTAATAATTGGAAAGAATCCGATCATTTTAAACAAGCACATAAAGATCAGCAAGCTAAAAAACCTGGATATATTATGGAACGACCATTTATCATTACAGGCACCATGTACGAAGAAGATAATTAA
- the hemY gene encoding protoporphyrinogen oxidase → MTTNKKVVVVGGGITGLSAAYYLQKEKEAQELPIDITLVEASDRVGGRIHTVKRDGFTIERGPDSLLSRKPAAMELVNSLNIQSKVVRNSTGQSYILVKNKLHKMPKGAYMGVPKEIKPLLNSKAISTRGKLRALMDVVLPKSKGAKDQSLGSFMRHRFGDELVDNQIDPLLSGIHSGDIDQMSLQAIYPIFERMEQEYGSVMKGLQKTMPASKTKKTSKKPSVGMFFSFEGGLQTLVDALSSHLNGIIQCNRAVDHIEKKEDGYHLLLNNGEVLFADVVIMTAPHTKVPEMLSKHEPMKQLNKIPATSTANVILAFDDKQIKRDLDGTGFLITRNSDYRITACTWTHRKWANTTPDGKALLRCYVGKPDDQGVVDLTDEEITEIVLKDLNKVMKIKGKPLFYEVTRFKNARPQYHVGHLDIVHEVRHYIDHYLPGFVLTGSSYDGTGIPDCIEHGKSSAHQAMNLIK, encoded by the coding sequence ATGACCACTAACAAGAAGGTTGTTGTTGTTGGCGGCGGAATTACAGGTCTATCCGCCGCCTACTATCTTCAAAAAGAAAAAGAAGCGCAAGAATTGCCAATTGATATCACTTTAGTAGAAGCGTCGGACCGAGTTGGTGGAAGAATTCATACAGTAAAACGTGATGGGTTCACGATTGAAAGAGGACCAGACTCATTACTATCTCGAAAGCCTGCTGCTATGGAATTAGTAAACTCACTGAACATTCAAAGTAAAGTTGTAAGAAATTCTACTGGACAGTCTTATATATTAGTAAAAAATAAATTACATAAAATGCCAAAAGGAGCCTATATGGGGGTTCCAAAAGAAATAAAACCTTTACTAAACTCAAAGGCGATATCTACACGTGGAAAATTACGAGCATTAATGGATGTAGTCTTGCCAAAATCAAAGGGTGCTAAAGATCAGTCTTTAGGTAGTTTTATGCGACATAGATTTGGTGATGAACTAGTTGATAATCAAATCGATCCCTTATTATCAGGCATACATTCCGGAGATATTGATCAAATGAGTTTACAAGCAATTTATCCAATTTTTGAACGCATGGAACAAGAGTATGGTAGTGTAATGAAAGGATTACAGAAAACCATGCCAGCTTCGAAAACGAAAAAAACTTCTAAAAAGCCCTCTGTTGGCATGTTTTTCTCATTTGAAGGTGGTTTACAAACACTTGTGGATGCGTTGAGCAGTCACTTAAATGGTATTATTCAATGTAATCGAGCTGTAGATCATATTGAAAAAAAGGAAGATGGGTACCATTTATTACTAAATAACGGAGAGGTCCTTTTTGCTGATGTCGTTATTATGACTGCCCCTCATACGAAGGTTCCGGAGATGTTAAGTAAGCATGAGCCAATGAAACAACTAAACAAAATACCTGCTACATCTACGGCTAACGTTATATTAGCATTTGATGATAAACAGATAAAACGTGATTTAGATGGAACAGGATTTTTAATAACAAGAAACAGTGATTATCGTATAACTGCCTGCACATGGACACATCGGAAGTGGGCGAATACGACACCAGACGGTAAAGCTCTTCTACGTTGCTATGTAGGTAAGCCAGATGATCAAGGTGTTGTAGATCTGACGGATGAGGAGATTACTGAAATAGTATTGAAAGATTTAAATAAAGTTATGAAAATAAAAGGGAAACCTCTGTTTTATGAGGTTACAAGATTCAAAAATGCTCGCCCGCAATATCATGTAGGACATCTTGATATTGTTCATGAAGTACGTCACTATATTGATCATTATTTACCTGGATTTGTTTTAACAGGAAGTTCTTATGATGGTACAGGTATTCCAGATTGTATTGAACATGGAAAATCAAGTGCGCATCAAGCAATGAATCTGATCAAATAA
- the hemH gene encoding ferrochelatase, whose amino-acid sequence MEKKKIGLLVMAYGTPYKEEDIEPYYTHIRHGRKPDPEALQDLKERYEAIGGISPLAKITEEQTKALEKKLNANQDQYEFKAYIGLKHIHPFIEDTVEEMAKDGIKEAISLVLAPHYSTFSVKSYNKRANETAEKYGIQLDSVEDWYTEPGFIKFWADGIKATYAEMTEEERNNSVLIVSAHSLPEKILKDGDPYKHQLEETAKLIVEEADVKNYAVGWQSEGNTPDPWLGPDVQDLTRELYESEGYKAFIYTPVGFVADHLEVLYDNDYECKVVCDEIGASYYRPDMPNVHPEFIETLANVVMKKAKSEVR is encoded by the coding sequence ATGGAAAAGAAAAAAATCGGATTATTAGTAATGGCATATGGAACTCCATATAAAGAGGAGGATATTGAACCGTATTATACACATATTCGTCATGGCCGAAAACCTGATCCAGAAGCATTACAGGATTTAAAAGAACGCTATGAAGCTATTGGAGGAATTTCTCCATTAGCAAAGATTACAGAAGAACAGACGAAGGCATTAGAGAAGAAACTGAATGCGAATCAGGACCAATATGAGTTTAAAGCATATATTGGTTTAAAACATATTCATCCGTTTATCGAGGATACTGTAGAAGAGATGGCAAAGGATGGTATTAAAGAAGCTATTTCTCTTGTTCTAGCACCTCATTATTCTACTTTCAGTGTTAAATCTTATAATAAGCGTGCAAATGAAACAGCTGAAAAGTATGGCATTCAATTAGATTCCGTAGAAGATTGGTATACTGAGCCTGGTTTTATTAAGTTCTGGGCAGATGGAATAAAAGCAACTTATGCAGAAATGACGGAGGAAGAGCGAAATAATTCTGTGTTAATTGTATCTGCACATAGTCTTCCTGAAAAAATTCTTAAAGATGGTGACCCATACAAGCATCAACTAGAAGAAACTGCAAAACTAATTGTGGAAGAAGCGGATGTAAAAAATTATGCAGTAGGATGGCAAAGTGAAGGCAATACACCAGATCCTTGGCTTGGTCCAGATGTGCAGGACTTAACGAGAGAGTTATATGAAAGTGAAGGATATAAAGCATTTATTTATACTCCAGTAGGTTTCGTAGCGGATCATTTGGAAGTTCTCTATGATAATGATTATGAGTGTAAAGTTGTATGTGATGAGATTGGTGCAAGCTATTATCGCCCAGATATGCCAAATGTTCATCCTGAGTTCATTGAGACATTAGCAAATGTTGTAATGAAAAAAGCAAAGAGTGAAGTTAGATGA
- a CDS encoding thioredoxin family protein: MGKKMIIIISVIVLLFVALIFVVNYKNDQATQDSPYGDKDLEQETIDQLDDPLYQNQIMPDDLSQQIEDGESVTVYFYSPVCVYCQNTTPYLVPLAEDMDVDMKKLNLYEFDAAWGTFSVDSTPTLVHYEDGEEVARLIGQKPEEEYQAFFEEYVN; this comes from the coding sequence ATGGGTAAAAAGATGATTATTATCATTAGTGTCATCGTGTTATTATTTGTGGCGCTAATATTTGTAGTAAATTATAAAAATGATCAAGCTACACAAGATAGCCCGTATGGTGATAAAGATTTAGAACAAGAAACGATCGATCAATTAGATGATCCACTTTATCAAAATCAAATAATGCCGGATGATCTAAGTCAACAAATAGAAGACGGGGAATCAGTAACAGTGTATTTCTACAGTCCCGTTTGTGTATATTGTCAAAATACAACTCCTTATTTGGTGCCTTTAGCAGAAGATATGGATGTAGATATGAAGAAATTAAACTTGTATGAATTTGATGCGGCTTGGGGAACTTTTTCTGTAGATTCTACTCCAACATTAGTACATTATGAAGATGGGGAAGAAGTTGCAAGGCTCATTGGACAAAAACCAGAAGAGGAATATCAAGCATTCTTCGAAGAATATGTAAATTAA
- a CDS encoding disulfide oxidoreductase translates to MKKLTKKAENLLLLIWVQAFLALAGSLFYSEVMNYVPCELCWYQRILMYPLVLIYGVAAIKKDISFALPGLFMSGIGLLVSTYHYLVQHVSIFQEVGGACSGSVPCNVIYVNYFGFISIPFMAGVAFLIIFVLHLLILREQGRKA, encoded by the coding sequence ATGAAGAAACTAACAAAAAAAGCAGAGAATTTATTACTGCTTATTTGGGTTCAAGCCTTTTTGGCATTGGCCGGAAGCTTATTTTATTCTGAAGTAATGAACTATGTCCCTTGTGAATTATGCTGGTATCAACGGATATTAATGTATCCGCTTGTTTTGATATATGGGGTAGCAGCGATTAAAAAAGACATATCGTTTGCTTTGCCAGGTCTATTCATGAGCGGAATCGGATTGCTTGTATCTACATATCATTACTTAGTCCAGCATGTCTCCATTTTTCAAGAAGTCGGAGGAGCATGCAGTGGCAGTGTTCCATGTAACGTGATTTACGTAAATTACTTTGGTTTTATTAGTATTCCTTTTATGGCAGGAGTCGCATTTCTAATCATATTTGTATTGCATCTTTTGATTTTAAGAGAACAAGGGAGGAAAGCGTAA
- the liaF gene encoding cell wall-active antibiotics response protein LiaF, translated as MRFLKFLFAMVLIAFGILLVLNNVGLYDIKISNAWGYMYPLFFIVYGLVSLWKYLRKKGGGWMFSSFLIIFGTLLLLDRFQYISFGFWDVFQLWPLFIVYLGVSIINTRQGGWNQYLGGATYTKGSSHFSIGDYQQKQEWNLEPLNLRNLAGDFYLDLTKAYIPDKTTPIAIRSLAGDVTVLLPEHIDFRVDAAINAGEIIVLNDIADGINRNISYESENYPNASKKVDLFIRLKAGSIRVERI; from the coding sequence ATGCGTTTTTTAAAGTTTCTATTCGCAATGGTTTTAATCGCGTTTGGAATATTGCTTGTATTGAACAACGTAGGACTATATGATATTAAAATTAGTAATGCATGGGGATATATGTATCCTTTATTCTTTATTGTCTATGGTCTTGTTAGCTTGTGGAAATATTTAAGGAAAAAAGGTGGAGGCTGGATGTTTTCATCATTCCTTATTATTTTCGGAACATTGCTTTTACTTGATAGATTTCAATATATTTCGTTTGGTTTTTGGGATGTTTTCCAATTATGGCCATTGTTTATCGTCTATCTCGGAGTATCCATTATAAATACGAGGCAGGGAGGGTGGAATCAGTATTTAGGGGGAGCAACATATACGAAAGGTAGTTCTCACTTTTCTATAGGAGATTATCAACAAAAACAGGAGTGGAATTTGGAGCCTTTAAATCTAAGGAATTTAGCTGGCGATTTTTATTTGGATTTGACGAAAGCATATATTCCCGATAAAACAACGCCAATTGCTATTCGTTCTTTAGCAGGGGATGTGACGGTATTACTACCAGAGCACATTGATTTCCGAGTCGATGCCGCTATCAATGCAGGAGAAATTATCGTATTAAATGATATAGCTGATGGAATCAATAGAAATATAAGTTATGAATCAGAAAATTATCCAAATGCGAGTAAAAAAGTAGACTTGTTTATTCGTTTAAAAGCAGGATCTATACGTGTGGAAAGAATATAA
- a CDS encoding phosphatase PAP2 family protein: protein MRNKKIGIIFLTLILVIIGIWSIQVKIGIVPLIDRPTRDLVEKLSNTAIFDVFRKITELGSSTFLIPFVVVMVIVLLLLYKHWFPALLFVSSIVLTHALNVAIKMVTTRERPSISVDAHAEGYSFPSGHSMIPMVCYGLVAYFIGRKLPSSTAKFAFQSTCGILVLLIGLSRYVINVHYLTDVVAGFTLGFLLLMGSIYIDKKFEYSPTRDGEKSNP, encoded by the coding sequence ATGCGTAACAAAAAGATAGGTATAATTTTTTTAACTTTAATACTTGTGATTATTGGAATTTGGTCGATACAAGTAAAAATAGGTATTGTTCCTTTAATAGATCGCCCAACGAGGGATTTGGTAGAAAAATTAAGCAATACGGCTATTTTTGATGTATTTAGAAAAATAACTGAACTAGGTTCTAGTACATTTCTTATTCCGTTTGTCGTTGTCATGGTGATTGTTTTATTACTTTTATATAAACATTGGTTTCCAGCTCTCCTGTTTGTAAGTAGTATTGTTTTAACGCATGCTTTAAATGTTGCGATTAAAATGGTTACGACAAGAGAAAGACCAAGCATCTCGGTGGACGCTCATGCAGAAGGGTATAGTTTTCCGTCTGGTCATTCGATGATTCCGATGGTTTGTTATGGGTTAGTCGCTTACTTTATCGGGAGAAAATTACCATCCAGTACTGCAAAATTTGCATTTCAAAGTACGTGTGGAATACTCGTACTGCTGATAGGTCTAAGTAGATATGTAATTAATGTTCATTATTTAACTGATGTTGTAGCTGGCTTTACTTTAGGCTTCTTGTTATTAATGGGAAGTATTTATATCGATAAGAAATTTGAGTATTCTCCTACTAGAGACGGAGAAAAAAGCAATCCTTAG
- a CDS encoding response regulator, with product MIRVVVIDDHDVVRKGIVAYLQTEEGIEIVGQASSGFEGVEIVLKEKPDVVLMDLIMENGTGIEATKLIINDYPDCKVIILTSFYDDEKVFPAIEAGAFSYILKTSTANEIANAIKKAASGENVIEPKVASKMMTNFQSQKKKLHDDLTEREREVLLCIGEGLTNQEIGEKLYIGVKTVKTHVSNILSKLDVHDRTQAAVYVHRNKLLK from the coding sequence ATGATTCGTGTCGTAGTTATTGATGACCATGATGTTGTTCGAAAAGGGATTGTAGCTTATTTGCAAACGGAAGAGGGGATAGAAATTGTTGGCCAGGCTTCTAGTGGTTTTGAAGGAGTTGAAATTGTTTTAAAAGAAAAACCAGATGTAGTCTTAATGGATTTAATTATGGAAAATGGAACGGGTATTGAAGCAACAAAATTGATAATTAATGATTATCCAGATTGTAAAGTAATCATATTAACTAGTTTTTATGATGATGAGAAAGTCTTTCCAGCTATTGAAGCAGGAGCGTTCAGTTATATTTTAAAGACTTCAACAGCAAATGAAATTGCCAATGCTATTAAGAAAGCTGCGTCAGGAGAAAATGTAATTGAACCAAAAGTGGCGAGTAAAATGATGACTAATTTTCAATCACAGAAGAAGAAATTACATGATGACTTAACAGAGAGGGAAAGAGAAGTGCTTCTATGTATTGGAGAAGGGCTAACGAACCAAGAAATAGGTGAAAAACTGTATATTGGTGTGAAAACAGTAAAAACCCATGTTAGCAATATCCTTTCGAAATTAGATGTACATGACAGAACACAGGCAGCTGTCTATGTTCACCGAAACAAATTATTAAAATAA
- a CDS encoding sensor histidine kinase codes for MHNRLKGIRFIFIRSHIFVLFLSSVILLSLLLSVHVLFEPEWLTTESVFLFIISHFVIGFPLAFYAGFNGNGNYLKTSFDAITLLIKQYANGNYQSSIQLLDNEDDEIHRASNSLNELGKKLQDQVKSLQKMADEKSELAKSAHKTAVIEERQRIARDLHDAVSQELFALAMLSEAAIKQLDLKPELAKAQMLEVSQSAHQAQTEMRALLLHLRPVYLSGESLIEGLHKLINELKQKSNLQFTLKFDDQLEMQETIEEHIFRIVPESLSNILRHANATEVYVEISKKSEEIFILIEDNGEGFDMTGTSGKKTSYGLKTMKERSEEIGGTFTVRSNVDEGTYIQIRIPYEEEWRRRT; via the coding sequence ATGCATAATCGATTAAAAGGAATTCGATTCATATTTATTCGTTCCCATATTTTTGTACTATTCCTTTCTTCTGTTATCTTACTTTCCTTATTGTTATCGGTTCATGTTTTATTTGAACCGGAATGGTTAACAACGGAAAGTGTCTTTCTCTTTATTATTTCACATTTTGTTATCGGTTTTCCATTAGCGTTTTACGCTGGGTTTAATGGTAATGGCAATTATTTAAAGACTAGTTTTGATGCTATTACATTACTAATCAAACAATATGCAAACGGAAATTATCAGTCATCTATTCAACTACTGGATAATGAAGATGATGAGATTCATAGAGCATCTAATTCTTTAAATGAATTAGGGAAAAAATTACAAGATCAAGTGAAATCATTACAAAAAATGGCGGATGAAAAATCAGAATTAGCGAAGTCAGCACATAAAACAGCTGTGATTGAAGAACGCCAGCGAATTGCAAGGGATTTACATGATGCGGTAAGTCAAGAATTATTCGCACTTGCAATGTTATCCGAAGCGGCTATAAAACAATTAGATTTAAAACCAGAATTAGCTAAAGCTCAAATGCTAGAAGTCTCTCAATCTGCTCATCAAGCACAAACAGAAATGAGAGCATTATTATTACATTTACGCCCAGTATATCTAAGTGGTGAATCTTTAATTGAAGGGTTACATAAATTAATTAATGAATTGAAGCAAAAAAGCAATCTACAGTTTACACTCAAATTTGATGATCAACTTGAAATGCAAGAAACGATTGAAGAACATATTTTTCGAATAGTACCAGAATCATTATCTAATATTCTAAGGCATGCAAACGCAACCGAGGTATATGTGGAAATTTCGAAAAAATCAGAAGAAATCTTTATTTTAATTGAAGATAATGGTGAAGGATTTGATATGACAGGGACTAGTGGGAAAAAGACTTCTTATGGATTAAAAACAATGAAAGAGCGTAGTGAAGAAATTGGTGGAACATTTACTGTCCGATCAAATGTAGATGAAGGCACTTATATCCAAATTAGAATACCATATGAAGAAGAATGGAGGAGAAGAACATGA
- the hemE gene encoding uroporphyrinogen decarboxylase — MSIIKNDTIIKAYQGEETDYTPAWFMRQAGRSQPEYRALKEKYSLFEITHQPELCAYVTRLPVENYGTDAAILYKDIMSPLPYIGVDVEIKSGIGPVIHNPIRNLQDVEKLGVINPVSDVPYVLDTIRLLTEEQLEVPLIGFSGAPFTLASYMIEGGPSKNYSKTKALMYREPETWFALMDKLSDMIISYVDAQVEAGAKAIQIFDSWVGSLNAEDYRVFIKPVMTRIFSELRRHEVPLITFGVGARHLLMEWNDLPVDVIGLDWRTSINEAREMGVTKVVQGNLDPAILLSDWQTIEQRTKQILDQGMQSGKHVFNLGHGVTPDIEPATLKKLTELVHNYSKQK, encoded by the coding sequence ATGTCTATAATTAAAAATGATACAATTATTAAAGCTTATCAAGGTGAAGAAACGGATTATACGCCAGCTTGGTTTATGCGCCAGGCTGGAAGATCTCAGCCAGAATATCGTGCGTTGAAAGAAAAATATTCACTATTTGAAATTACACACCAACCAGAATTATGTGCGTATGTCACTCGTTTACCGGTAGAAAATTACGGGACAGATGCTGCTATCCTCTATAAAGATATTATGTCCCCATTACCTTATATAGGTGTGGATGTAGAAATTAAAAGTGGTATTGGCCCCGTAATTCATAATCCAATACGTAATTTACAAGACGTAGAAAAGCTTGGAGTAATTAATCCAGTCTCAGACGTACCTTACGTATTAGATACGATTCGATTATTGACAGAAGAGCAACTAGAAGTTCCTCTAATAGGTTTCAGTGGTGCACCATTTACATTAGCAAGCTATATGATAGAAGGTGGGCCTTCCAAAAATTATTCTAAGACAAAAGCATTAATGTATCGGGAGCCTGAAACTTGGTTTGCATTAATGGATAAATTAAGTGACATGATTATTAGTTATGTAGACGCTCAAGTAGAAGCAGGTGCTAAAGCGATACAAATATTTGATTCTTGGGTAGGATCATTAAATGCAGAAGATTATCGTGTATTTATTAAACCAGTAATGACGAGGATTTTTTCTGAATTAAGACGACATGAAGTGCCTCTCATTACATTTGGAGTAGGAGCAAGACATTTGCTTATGGAATGGAATGATTTGCCCGTGGATGTAATTGGCTTAGATTGGAGAACCTCTATTAATGAAGCACGAGAAATGGGAGTAACGAAAGTTGTTCAAGGAAATCTAGATCCAGCTATTTTATTGTCAGATTGGCAAACAATTGAACAGCGTACGAAGCAGATTTTAGATCAAGGTATGCAATCAGGCAAACATGTATTCAATCTTGGTCATGGGGTAACACCAGATATTGAACCAGCTACATTAAAGAAATTAACAGAGTTGGTTCATAATTATAGCAAACAGAAGTAA
- a CDS encoding transglycosylase domain-containing protein — translation MRMEKRKQNKLAYKKKTQWFFIAIASLFILLLLGYGVVLLGGKIIANDEELILDLKTTIRTEEGEVIGTLYKENREFTNLDSLPDHVKEAFIAIEDRRFYEHQGIDLKSISRAVYRDIIAMSKVEGGSTITQQLAKNLFLSNDKTWSRKIKETMAALYLERELSKDEILELYVNEVYFGQGIYGIQTASKYFFSKSADELTVAEGAMLAGLMKGPNGYSPINHPDRALERRNVVLHSMEDAGFLSTEQRVAEEEKTLGIAVQEPKASDPWVDSYIDLVMKEASEKHQLSVEALQTGGYDITVYMDPEIQQIAYSEMQNDAYFPGNTEGVEGAFVMLDATNARVVSAIGGRDYQIGDLNRTVVNRQPGSTFKPIAVYGPALMQGDVYTPFTLIPDKKSEEYNVVNANDEYKGEIPIYQAIMESTNTSAVWLLDELGIDYSKGYLEKLGISLEDDGLSIALGGLKYGVTPLKMAQSYQAFASGGDLTRATSISSIENRNEEVIYESTLERENVFTSQVAWNMTEMLSDTVLSGTASSGEFTKALAGKTGSTQHTIVDGATKDAWFVGYTPEYVSAMWMGYDSTDKDHYLTGGSSYPTSLTKKILTEIDRQTDREMSSSFEIPENVEPLPEPIELPTISDITANYEFGGFSIIKGNLNWNGSSDERVVYRIYQESEGEDKLIDAVKGVTEYTIDNVWFKNNKYYVVPYDPNTKMEGTKSDSVTFSW, via the coding sequence ATGAGAATGGAAAAGCGTAAGCAAAATAAGTTAGCTTACAAAAAGAAAACTCAATGGTTTTTCATTGCAATTGCCTCTCTTTTTATATTACTACTTCTTGGATATGGTGTCGTTTTATTAGGTGGAAAAATTATAGCAAATGATGAAGAATTGATTCTCGATTTAAAAACGACAATACGAACAGAAGAAGGAGAAGTAATTGGGACATTATATAAAGAAAATAGGGAGTTTACAAATCTAGACAGTCTACCAGATCATGTGAAAGAAGCTTTTATCGCGATTGAAGACAGGCGTTTTTATGAACATCAAGGAATTGATCTTAAATCAATTAGCAGAGCTGTATACCGTGATATTATTGCGATGAGCAAAGTTGAAGGTGGAAGTACGATTACACAACAACTTGCTAAAAATTTATTTTTGAGCAATGACAAAACATGGTCGAGGAAAATAAAAGAGACAATGGCAGCCTTATATTTAGAAAGGGAATTATCAAAGGATGAAATTCTTGAGTTATATGTGAATGAAGTTTACTTCGGTCAAGGTATTTATGGTATTCAAACTGCCTCAAAGTATTTCTTTTCCAAATCAGCTGATGAATTAACTGTAGCTGAAGGAGCAATGCTTGCAGGATTAATGAAAGGTCCAAACGGGTATTCTCCCATTAATCATCCAGATCGTGCGCTAGAACGAAGGAATGTTGTTTTACATTCAATGGAAGATGCAGGATTTTTGAGTACTGAACAACGAGTTGCGGAGGAAGAAAAAACTTTAGGTATTGCTGTGCAAGAACCGAAAGCTTCTGATCCATGGGTGGATAGTTATATTGATCTCGTAATGAAAGAGGCTTCAGAGAAACATCAACTTTCTGTTGAAGCACTACAAACGGGTGGGTATGACATTACTGTTTATATGGACCCTGAAATTCAACAGATTGCATATTCAGAAATGCAAAACGATGCATATTTCCCTGGAAATACGGAAGGTGTGGAAGGAGCATTTGTGATGTTAGATGCTACTAATGCTCGGGTTGTTTCTGCAATTGGTGGGAGAGATTACCAAATTGGAGATTTAAATCGAACTGTAGTTAATCGTCAACCTGGTTCCACTTTTAAACCTATAGCTGTATATGGACCTGCATTAATGCAGGGGGATGTATATACTCCTTTCACTTTGATTCCAGATAAAAAATCGGAAGAATATAATGTTGTCAATGCAAATGATGAGTATAAAGGTGAAATTCCTATTTATCAAGCCATTATGGAGTCGACCAATACTTCGGCTGTTTGGTTATTGGATGAGCTTGGAATTGACTACTCGAAGGGTTATTTGGAAAAACTAGGTATTAGTCTCGAGGATGATGGTTTATCTATAGCATTAGGTGGTCTTAAGTATGGAGTAACTCCTTTAAAAATGGCGCAGAGCTATCAGGCTTTTGCCTCCGGTGGTGATTTAACCCGAGCAACATCGATATCCAGTATTGAAAATCGAAACGAAGAAGTGATATATGAATCAACGTTAGAGAGGGAAAATGTATTTACTAGTCAAGTCGCTTGGAATATGACAGAAATGTTATCTGATACTGTGCTATCTGGAACGGCTTCTTCTGGTGAGTTTACTAAAGCACTCGCAGGAAAGACTGGATCTACACAACATACAATTGTAGATGGTGCTACGAAAGATGCTTGGTTTGTTGGATATACTCCTGAATATGTAAGTGCTATGTGGATGGGGTATGATAGCACAGATAAAGATCATTACTTAACAGGCGGTAGTTCTTATCCTACATCTTTAACAAAGAAAATTTTAACCGAAATAGATAGGCAAACAGATCGAGAAATGTCGAGCAGTTTTGAAATACCTGAGAATGTTGAACCACTTCCAGAACCAATTGAATTACCTACAATTTCGGATATTACCGCCAACTATGAATTTGGAGGATTTTCGATAATCAAAGGAAATCTTAATTGGAATGGTTCATCTGATGAACGTGTTGTTTATCGTATTTATCAAGAGTCAGAAGGTGAAGATAAACTTATTGATGCAGTAAAAGGAGTAACCGAATATACAATTGACAATGTTTGGTTTAAAAACAATAAATATTACGTTGTTCCTTACGATCCGAACACAAAAATGGAAGGAACCAAGTCAGATTCTGTGACGTTTAGTTGGTAA
- a CDS encoding GNAT family N-acetyltransferase encodes MFHIDISKDLYLSIFERRHASDLYPLIERNRAYLSKWLSFPLYTDKIEDTIEFIDKSLERYSNNNGFWMGIWYKDQLVGAIGYLFIDWKAKKTEIGYWLGEEFQGKGCITIATQQLINYAFEMLKLNKVEINVAKQNVKSLQIPKKLGFVEEGTIRDYEYLQGVYHDRIVHGLLQTEWLNQK; translated from the coding sequence TTGTTCCACATAGATATTAGTAAAGACTTGTACTTATCTATCTTTGAAAGAAGGCATGCATCTGATTTATATCCATTAATAGAAAGAAACCGAGCATATTTGAGTAAATGGTTATCGTTTCCTCTGTACACAGATAAAATTGAAGATACGATAGAGTTTATTGATAAATCACTAGAACGATATAGTAATAATAATGGCTTTTGGATGGGGATTTGGTATAAAGATCAGTTAGTAGGTGCAATTGGATATTTATTTATAGACTGGAAAGCGAAAAAAACGGAGATAGGTTATTGGCTAGGAGAAGAATTTCAAGGTAAAGGTTGTATCACAATTGCTACACAACAATTGATAAATTACGCTTTTGAAATGTTAAAGTTAAACAAAGTGGAAATCAACGTTGCTAAGCAAAATGTAAAAAGCTTACAAATACCAAAAAAATTAGGCTTTGTAGAAGAAGGAACGATTCGTGATTATGAATATTTACAAGGGGTATATCATGATCGAATTGTTCATGGATTACTGCAAACAGAGTGGTTAAATCAAAAATAA